A region from the Desulfomonile tiedjei genome encodes:
- a CDS encoding MCE family protein, translating to MNRFTLEAKVGIFFLAALAIFGYVWVKVLDIGLKEGFILKTRLKSAEGLVQGAQVQIAGIKVGAVKDVLFDPETGKALAVLEINDAYKNTIPADSRVALRTKGLLGDKYVVIEPGKPNVRKLKAGEELTLVYEPTEPEKVFESLGVITQDLQALTREARKQMVDDKGSEKVGNILDNTDAATKDLKEILGRNKTKINQTVDNTDNLTKGLNEIVMRNRDKLNRTMDDMEKTGNKFSKVASDLDGITKDIREGRGTLGRLINDESLYRDAQGLVKDVRNLSNRIQYGPGVMGRLINDPEMYYEARRAIRNMNKTAEDVGEATPISTLAVILGAFLK from the coding sequence ATGAATCGGTTCACCCTGGAAGCTAAAGTCGGGATTTTCTTTCTGGCAGCCCTGGCCATCTTCGGCTACGTCTGGGTGAAGGTTCTCGACATTGGCCTAAAGGAAGGGTTCATCCTCAAGACCCGACTCAAATCTGCGGAAGGATTGGTCCAGGGAGCCCAGGTTCAAATTGCCGGCATAAAAGTGGGCGCGGTGAAGGATGTTCTGTTTGACCCGGAGACCGGCAAGGCCCTGGCTGTCTTGGAAATCAACGACGCGTACAAAAATACGATTCCGGCTGATTCACGTGTGGCCCTGAGAACCAAAGGATTGCTGGGCGACAAATACGTGGTCATTGAGCCCGGGAAGCCCAATGTTCGCAAGCTCAAGGCCGGCGAGGAATTAACTCTGGTGTACGAGCCGACGGAACCGGAAAAGGTCTTTGAGAGCTTAGGGGTAATCACGCAGGATTTGCAGGCTTTGACCCGAGAAGCGCGAAAGCAGATGGTCGACGACAAAGGAAGCGAGAAGGTCGGCAATATTCTCGACAACACGGATGCCGCCACGAAGGATTTGAAGGAAATACTCGGCCGTAACAAGACCAAGATAAACCAGACTGTGGATAATACTGATAACCTCACTAAAGGTCTAAATGAAATTGTGATGCGCAACCGGGACAAACTTAACCGCACAATGGATGACATGGAAAAAACCGGTAACAAGTTCTCCAAGGTCGCATCGGATCTGGATGGCATCACCAAGGACATTCGCGAGGGAAGAGGCACGCTTGGAAGACTCATAAACGACGAATCCCTGTACCGGGATGCCCAGGGCCTTGTCAAAGATGTGCGAAATCTCTCCAATCGGATTCAGTACGGACCGGGAGTCATGGGGCGGTTGATTAACGATCCCGAGATGTATTACGAGGCTCGTCGCGCTATCCGCAACATGAATAAGACAGCGGAAGACGTTGGCGAAGCCACCCCCATAAGTACTCTGGCCGTCATTCTGGGCGCTTTCTTGAAGTAG